A single window of Candidatus Methylomirabilota bacterium DNA harbors:
- a CDS encoding VWA domain-containing protein gives MAGPRDLTTAVLRFGHMLRAAGLPLTIGEMMDGVRALEAVDLLDRRDVYLALRTTLVARHEEFPAFDRCFEAFWRFQAAEGQGLDGLTTPAEAAIPEEHAGNSAAEAAAQKKVSVALEGWEEQAEDDGEPLEVPGVSDKEILMDQDFSAFPVEDLDEVARLTILIAKRLARRISRRKRPTRRGGVVDLRRSIRANLMKGEIIELRRRERRRRKIRLVLLCDVSGSMDLYSRFLLQFLYALQNVFGRVETFTFSTRLTRVTEHLKGASYRQALAKLTEVRDFSGGTRIGESLQEFNARWGHLVDRHTIVLLLSDGWDTGEPELLANEMLTIKRKAGRLIWLNPLLGNPSYEPLTRGMAAALPLVDHFAAAHNLASLRDLAGHLKLR, from the coding sequence ATGGCGGGCCCGCGCGATCTCACCACCGCGGTCCTCCGCTTCGGTCACATGCTGCGGGCGGCGGGGCTGCCCCTGACCATCGGCGAGATGATGGACGGCGTGCGCGCGCTCGAGGCGGTGGACCTGCTCGATCGCCGGGACGTCTACCTGGCCCTGCGCACCACGCTGGTGGCCCGACACGAGGAGTTTCCCGCTTTCGACCGCTGCTTCGAGGCCTTCTGGCGCTTCCAGGCCGCCGAGGGGCAGGGGCTCGACGGCCTGACGACGCCCGCGGAGGCCGCGATTCCCGAGGAGCACGCCGGCAACAGCGCTGCGGAGGCGGCCGCGCAGAAGAAGGTGTCGGTGGCGCTCGAGGGCTGGGAGGAGCAGGCGGAGGACGATGGAGAGCCGTTGGAGGTCCCGGGGGTCAGTGACAAAGAGATCCTCATGGATCAAGACTTTTCGGCGTTCCCGGTTGAGGATCTGGACGAGGTGGCGCGGCTGACGATCCTGATCGCCAAGCGGCTGGCCCGCCGGATCAGCCGCCGCAAGCGCCCGACCCGGCGCGGGGGCGTGGTCGACCTGCGCCGGAGCATCCGGGCCAACCTGATGAAGGGCGAGATCATCGAGCTGCGCCGCCGCGAGCGCCGGAGGCGCAAAATCCGGCTGGTCCTGCTGTGCGACGTTTCGGGCTCGATGGATCTCTATAGCCGGTTCCTGCTCCAGTTCCTCTACGCGCTGCAGAACGTCTTCGGGCGGGTGGAGACCTTCACCTTTTCCACGCGTCTCACCCGCGTGACCGAGCATCTCAAGGGTGCCTCGTACCGACAGGCGCTGGCGAAGCTGACCGAGGTGCGCGACTTCTCGGGCGGCACCCGGATCGGGGAGTCGCTCCAGGAGTTCAATGCCCGCTGGGGGCACCTCGTCGACCGGCACACGATCGTGCTGCTGCTGTCGGATGGGTGGGACACCGGCGAGCCCGAGCTGCTCGCCAACGAGATGCTGACCATCAAGCGAAAGGCGGGGCGGCTGATCTGGCTGAACCCGCTCCTGGGCAACCCGTCCTACGAGCCCCTGACCCGGGGCATGGCCGCGGCGTTGCCCCTGGTCGACCACTTCGCGGCCGCGCACAACCTGGCGAGCCTCCGGGACCTCGCCGGGCATCTCAAGCTGAGGTAG